One Pelobates fuscus isolate aPelFus1 chromosome 8, aPelFus1.pri, whole genome shotgun sequence genomic window carries:
- the LOC134570770 gene encoding anterior gradient protein 2-like: MRSTLSLCCLALLCFALAEGALRKPKKTAPAPDATANATPKAEPEDSGTPVTVPKTLSRGWGDSINWVQTYEEALARSRETKKPLMVIHHLEDCPYSQALKEAFSADPMAQKLAQEDFVMLNVVHPVADDNQSPDGHYVPRIIFVDPSMTVRTDLAGRYGNRLYAYEGGDIPELVTNMKKAKILLHTEL, translated from the exons ATGCGGTCGACATTGTCCCTCTGCTGCCTGGCTCTTCTGTGCTTTGCCCTGGCAGAAGGTGCCCTCAGAAAACCAAAGAAGACAGCGCCAGCCCCTGATGCCACTGCCAATGCCACACCCAAAGCTGAGCCTGAGGATTCCGGTACCCCTGTAACAGTCCCCAAGACTCTGTCCCGAG GATGGGGTGATTCCATCAACTGGGTGCAGACCTACGAAGAGGCTCTTGCCAGGTCCAGAGAAAC AAAGAAACCCTTGATGGTAATTCACCATTTAGAAGATTGTCCTTACAGCCAAG CTCTGAAGGAGGCATTTTCTGCAGATCCCATGGCACAGAAACTGGCTCAGGAGGATTTCGTAATGTTGAATGTTGTG CATCCTGTAGCTGATGATAACCAGTCTCCAGATGGACATTATGTTCCTAGGATTATATTTGTCG ACCCATCAATGACCGTCAGAACAGACCTTGCTGGTAGATATGGAAACAGACTCTACGCTTATGAAGGTGGTGATATTCCTGAAT TGGTCACAAATATGAAGAAAGCTAAAATCCTTCTGCACACTGAGCTGTGA